ACGACCGCCATTGCGCTGGCCGCATTGGTCGGCCCGGCGCAGGTGGCGGCCCGGTTTCTGGAATTTTCCCTGCTGCGGCGTTTTCACCCCCTGGTCTCCGCCCGGCTGGCCAGCGCCGCCCATCCTCTGGGCGCCATGGCCATGCTGCTCTTCGGTGCACCGGCGGCAGCGCTGTTCACCCTGCTGCACGGCGCCGGCAACGGCATTCTCACCATTGCCAAAGGCACCTTGCCGCTGGCCATTTTCGGCCCCCGGGGCTATGGCCGGCGTCAGGGCTGGCTGATGGCACCGGCGCGCTTTGGCCAGGCGTTTTCACCTTTTCTGTTTGCCTTGCTGATCGAACGTCTTGGCAGCGGGGCGCTCGCTGTGTCCGCCGCGCTCGGGCTGGTGGCCCTGGGCGCACTCACCTTGCTGCACTATTTGATGAGGCAAGCCCTCGCCACTGATTTGCGACAGGGAGCGCAATGATGAACACACACAAACTGCTCTGGATTACCGACCTGCATCTGGTAGAACCCGGTCACCCCTGGCCACAGCACGTCGATCCCTTACCGCGACTCCACGCAGTATTAAATGAACTGCGAGATCAGCACGAGGATGCAGACCGCCTGATTCTTACCGGCGATCTGGTGCAATCCGGCAGTGTGCAAAGCTATCAGGTGCTGCGGGACGTGCTGCAGGATTTCCCGATTCCCTGGCGCTTGCTGGTGGGCAATCACGACAAGCGCGACAACCTTCGGGAAGTGTTCCCCCGGGTGCCTGTGACCGAAGGCTTCCTGCAATTCGCCGAGGAACTGGATGGCACCCACCTTATCTACCTGGATACTCAGGCAGAGACTGGCCATCACGGCGAACTTTGTCCTGCCCGACTGGCGTGGCTGGCGGCGCAATTGCAACGCGCCGGCGCAAGCCCGGTGTTGATCTTCATGCACCATCCCCCCGTGGCCATCGGCATGCCGCCCCTGGACCGGTTGCGCCTGCGCGATCCGGATAATGCGTTTTCGCGACTACTGCGCGCCCGCGCCGCACCGACCCAGCTGCTGTGCGGCCATCTGCATCGCAATGTCAGCGGACGCTGGGCGGGCCACCCCTTCACGGTGCTGGACAGCACCCATCTGCCGTTGCGCTTCGATATGGTCAGCGACCGTTTGACGCGTTATCCGGGCGCGCCGACGTACGGCGTTATCCTGCTGGACGGCGACAGCGTGGTGATCAATGCGGTCCAGCAGCTTTGACGAGTAATGCCGGACACAGATGACTTGACCAATTCATAACCCGATGATTATGATTTCATCCATAACTTC
This sequence is a window from Isoalcanivorax indicus. Protein-coding genes within it:
- a CDS encoding phosphodiesterase encodes the protein MNTHKLLWITDLHLVEPGHPWPQHVDPLPRLHAVLNELRDQHEDADRLILTGDLVQSGSVQSYQVLRDVLQDFPIPWRLLVGNHDKRDNLREVFPRVPVTEGFLQFAEELDGTHLIYLDTQAETGHHGELCPARLAWLAAQLQRAGASPVLIFMHHPPVAIGMPPLDRLRLRDPDNAFSRLLRARAAPTQLLCGHLHRNVSGRWAGHPFTVLDSTHLPLRFDMVSDRLTRYPGAPTYGVILLDGDSVVINAVQQL